Genomic DNA from Pistricoccus aurantiacus:
GCCATTCGATCACCGCCAATTGATCTGGGGAGAAAGGCCGGCAAGGGCACTGGATGACGTGGCGCTCGCTGCGCGGGACTAAGAACTTGTCCGTAAATAGTGATTGGTGCACGCTGGGGTGACGTTTTCAGCAGTACGGGATTTTCCTCATGGGTGTAAACTCCTGGGAAGTGACGGATGAGTTCTGGAGCCGCGTAGCGCCATTGATTCCCCCGGCGCAGTCTAGGTCAGCGAACCGGGAATACCAGCGCAAGCCCGGCGGTGGGCGCAAGCCCAAGCCTGCTCGTCTGGTCTTCGAAGCCATCGTGTATGTGTTACGGACAGGATGTCAGTGGAAGGCGTTGCCGGCTGAACGTTTTGGCAGTGCCAGTGCCGTCCATAAGCGGTTCCTGGAATGGGAGGCTGCCGGCTTCTTTGAGGCACTCTGGCGAGCCGGATTGGCCGAGTACGACGAGATGGAAGGTATCGCCTGGCGTTGGCAGAGCATTGATGGCGCGACGCTGAAAGCGCCGCTGGCACAGGAACAGGTCGGTCCCAATCCGACTGACCGGGGAAAAAAACGGCAGCAAGCGGCATTTGTTGGTCGACGGGCGTGGCGTCCCGTTATCACTCACCGTTACCGGCGCGAATCGGCATGATGTGACCCAGATGGAGGCGGTACTCGACGCGATCCAGATCAAACGTCCCAACCCGCCTATTCGCCGTTCCAAGCATCTATGTGCCGATGCTGGCTACCGAGGAAAGGCTGCCATGTCGACGATGCTGGGGCATGGCTACATTCCGCATGTCCGGGGACGGCATGAGGAAGCGCAACAGCTCAAGCAGCGTCCTGGTAAACGAGCTCGGCGCCCCTGTGTGTCAACCTGAATCCATACACCGGCTCAGTGAGTTAAGCTCAATATCAGAGCCCGAGGTTCAGGAGCCCGTATCATGCCTAAACCGCCAACCGCGCTGCCCGATCATCAGGTCACGCCGAACCCCAAGCTGGAGAAGCGCACGCGTCGTCAGTTCTCGACCGAGTACAAGCTGCGCATCCTGGCAGAAGCCGATGCCTGTCGGCATGGCGAACTTGGAGAGCTGCTGCGCCGCGAAAAGCTGTACAGCAGCCAGCTGACCACCTGGCGCAAGGAGCTTGCCGAGAACGGCGTGGAGAAGCTCCACAAGACCGCCCCAGGCCCGAACCCGAGCAAGACCCCGGAGCAGAAGCGTATCGAGGCACTGGAGCGTGAGAACGCCCATCTTCAGCAGAAGCTCTCGACCGCCGAAGATTGCCTATCGCTCCAAAAAAAAGCGTTATCGATGCTCGATCGCATGAACAATGGGAGCGAACCATGATCACGGTGCTCGAAGAGCGCCCGGCGCAGCTTCCATTGGCCATGGCCAGTCGAGCCTTGGGCATCAACCGCAGCACGGTGTACGCCTGGCGAAAACGCCGCCATGAGCCTTCTACTGGGGCCTCCACCTCGCGCCGGCACTGTCCGCAGCCCAGAGCCCTGTCGGCCGAGGAGCGAGCGCAAATGCTGGAGATCGCGCATAGCGAGCCCTACCGGGATCAGCCGGTGTATGAGATCTACCACGACCTGCTGCAGCAAGGGATCTATCTCGGCTCGCTCAGCACCTGGTACCGGCAGCTGCGTGAGGCCAAGGAGAGCGGTGACCGCCGTCCTCAGCGTGCGCCCCAACACCATGCGGTGCCACGCATCACGGCAAGGGCCGCCAATGAGGCGTGGACGTGGGACATCAGCAAATTGCCCACGCGGCGACGCGGCGTCTACCTCAATCTCTACGTGGTGCTGGACCTTTACAGCCGCTTCATCGTGGCCTGGATGGTCTCTCACAAGGAGAATGCCGCCTTGGCTCAGCAGCTCTTCCAGGAGGCCGTAGATCGCTACGGAATCCCGCATGGAGCGCTGACGCTCCACCAGGATCGAGGCTCGCCGATGATCGCCCGGAGCTACCTGGACCTCATGGGAGAGCTGGGGGTGACGTGCAGCCATAGCCGCCCGAGGGTGAGTAATGACAACCCGTTCAGCGAAAGCCAGTTCAAGACCAGCAAGTACCAGCCCGACTATCCCGGGCGCTTCGAGAGCATCGTCCATGCCCGGCAGTGGTATAGCGCCTACGTCGACTGGTACAACCTGCAGCACCATCACAGCGGGCTGGCTGGCTTCACGCCGGAGCAGGTCTTCACCGGCCGATATCGCGAGATAGCGAAGGTCCGCCAGCGAGCGCTCGATGACAGCTTCGAGGCGCACCCCGAGCGGTTCCTACGCGGACGCCCCAAGGTGGTGATGCCTCCGGCCAGTGTCTCGATCAATCCGGTACAGCCCGATGACGACGACCCAGCGCCCTACAGTGTGGTGAACTTCCCGACGCTATCGGCGGCGGGCAACACCGAGACGAAATCGACACTAATTTTTAACGATCTGTCCGAATCAGGTTGACAGGTTCCGGCGCTGGATCGTGGAAGTCGCTCATAGCTGGTTCAATCGGTTTCGCAAGCTTCTGGTGCGTTACGAAAAGCTGGCGCGCAGCTTTCGCGCCCTCAACCAATTGGCGGCGGCCATTATCGCGTTTCGGAAGGTACCGCTTAAAGTGAATATTATTTACGGATAGATTCTAAGCTAACGCCAGGATCGTCGTTTTCTTAAAAGACGCTGGGTGACAAAAGTCGAGATTGTATTGCTGATAGAAAAGGTGTAGAAATAATAAAATTAGCTTGCTATTTATAATGCT
This window encodes:
- a CDS encoding IS3 family transposase yields the protein MITVLEERPAQLPLAMASRALGINRSTVYAWRKRRHEPSTGASTSRRHCPQPRALSAEERAQMLEIAHSEPYRDQPVYEIYHDLLQQGIYLGSLSTWYRQLREAKESGDRRPQRAPQHHAVPRITARAANEAWTWDISKLPTRRRGVYLNLYVVLDLYSRFIVAWMVSHKENAALAQQLFQEAVDRYGIPHGALTLHQDRGSPMIARSYLDLMGELGVTCSHSRPRVSNDNPFSESQFKTSKYQPDYPGRFESIVHARQWYSAYVDWYNLQHHHSGLAGFTPEQVFTGRYREIAKVRQRALDDSFEAHPERFLRGRPKVVMPPASVSINPVQPDDDDPAPYSVVNFPTLSAAGNTETKSTLIFNDLSESG
- a CDS encoding transposase — translated: MPKPPTALPDHQVTPNPKLEKRTRRQFSTEYKLRILAEADACRHGELGELLRREKLYSSQLTTWRKELAENGVEKLHKTAPGPNPSKTPEQKRIEALERENAHLQQKLSTAEDCLSLQKKALSMLDRMNNGSEP